One Dermacentor albipictus isolate Rhodes 1998 colony unplaced genomic scaffold, USDA_Dalb.pri_finalv2 scaffold_24, whole genome shotgun sequence DNA window includes the following coding sequences:
- the LOC135909112 gene encoding ubiquitin-conjugating enzyme E2 Z-like translates to MSHERGEREAPELGLTSYLEFWDPLRRLREQPSPLCILETKRALVDIYSKPVPGNYVVTDQDDVTRIQALLLGPAGTPYEGGFFWFVMRCQPEYPAKPPQVRLMTTDGGRVRFGPNFNESGMICLSILGTWPGTTWKPADRIRGVLNALLSLMTEEPYFNEPALVKRKEPGEASGYNDYLRHETIRVAVCNTVEACLQNKAPQDPRLQTVILNAFVELYGKYVELVQGQLHLTGCEMKDPFSSRTVTCRYHLLLARLQGLYRRIVGE, encoded by the coding sequence ATGTCTCATGAGCGAGGAGAGCGCGAAGCCCCGGAACTAGGCCTGACATCGTATCTGGAATTCTGGGACCCATTGAGGCGCCTGCGAGAGCAGCCATCTCCCCTGTGCATCCTGGAGACCAAGCGGGCCCTGGTCGACATCTACAGCAAGCCAGTTCCAGGAAACTATGTCGTGACTGACCAGGACGACGTCACCAGAATCCAGGCGCTCCTGCTCGGACCCGCCGGGACGCCTTACGAGGGTGGATTCTTCTGGTTCGTGATGAGGTGCCAACCCGAGTACCCCGCGAAGCCTCCACAGGTGCGTCTCATGACCACGGACGGCGGACGTGTGCGTTTTGGCCCCAACTTCAACGAGAGTGGCATGATTTGCCTTAGCATCCTCGGCACCTGGCCAGGGACTACCTGGAAGCCGGCGGACCGCATTCGCGGCGTGCTAAACGCGCTTTTGTCGTTGATGACAGAAGAGCCGTACTTCAACGAACCCGCTCTCGTGAAGCGAAAGGAACCGGGCGAGGCTAGCGGATACAACGACTACCTCCGCCACGAAACCATCCGGGTTGCCGTGTGCAACACGGTCGAAGCTTGCCTTCAGAACAAGGCCCCGCAAGATCCGCGCCTGCAGACCGTCATCCTGAACGCATTCGTGGAGCTCTACGGAAAGTACGTCGAGCTAGTCCAAGGTCAGCTCCATCTGACTGGATGCGAGATGAAAGACCCATTTAGCTCCAGGACGGTAACATGCAGATACCACCTGCTGCTGGCCCGACTCCAAGGCTTGTACCGCCGCATTGTTGGTGAATGA